From the genome of Silene latifolia isolate original U9 population unplaced genomic scaffold, ASM4854445v1 scaffold_569, whole genome shotgun sequence, one region includes:
- the LOC141639715 gene encoding protein FAR1-RELATED SEQUENCE 5-like codes for MLFGEVLSADATYGTNKYDMVFVPFTGVDHHKRCITFGARLIGDESIESYTWLFKTFLEAMSGCQPRIIITDQDKSIKSVVPEVFKESTHRLCMWHIMMKLREKVSYQLFQDEDFKTRLNRCVWNNQLEPDEFEEQWGKIMTDYQLVEHEWFSDLFLTPHLTLVEFWVCYESALEAQRHKQSKLNSDNKHSEIPRKTKLNLEVHASEMYSHNIFKDFQTELVSALSDCRFKDVEKINEIKIYILTDLQMPNKHCLWILHNQDFQKIKEKYIMQRWTKAAMSKPVFDKDGKLIDVSQKFLTRKSLSTECGKRFILVPA; via the exons ATGCTGTTCGGTGAGGTGTTATCAGCAGATGCTACATATggaacaaacaagtacgatatggtgTTTGTGCCTTTCACAGGAGTTGATCACCACAAAAGGTGCATAACCTTTGGAGCTAGGTTGATAGGCGATGAAAGTATTGAGAGTTATACATGGCTGTTCAAGACATTTTTGGAAGCAATGAGCGGGTGCCAGCCGAGAATTATAATTACTGATCAGGACAAATCAATAAAGTCGGTAGTCCCGGAAGTGTTTAAGGAGTCAACACACAGACTGTGCATGTGGCACATAATGATGAAACTAAGAGAAAAAGTCAGTTATCAACTGTTTCAAGATGAGGATTTTAAGACCAGGCTCAAtaggtgtgtttggaacaaccaacTTGAGCCTGATGAATTCGAAGAACAATGGGGGAAGATAATGACTGATTATCAACTTGTAGAACACGAGTGGTTTTCAGATTT GTTCCTAACACCTCATTTGACCCTTGTTGAGTTTTGGGTGTGCTATGAGAGTGCCTTGGAAGCACAAAGACACAAGCAGTCCAAGTTGAACAGTGACAACAAACACTCTGAAATCCCACGGAAAACAAAGTTAAACCTTGAAGTCCATGCTTCTGAAATGTACTCGcacaacattttcaaagactTCCAAACAGAATTGGTTTCAGCTTTGTCTGATTGTCGTTTTAAAGATGTGGAGAAGATTAATGAGataaaaatatatattctaaCAGACTTGCAGATGCCAAATAA GCACTGCCTTTGGATTCTACACAACCAAGATTTtcagaaaataaaagaaaagtacaTAATGCAAAGATGGACAAAAGCTGCAATGAGTAAGCCTGTCTTTGATAAAGATGGTAAACTGATAGATGTCTCTCAAAAGTTTCTGACCAGGAAAAGTTTGAGTACCGAGTGTGGCAAGAGGTTTATTCTTGTGCCAGCGTAG